Proteins encoded by one window of Serratia nevei:
- a CDS encoding manganese/iron ABC transporter ATP-binding protein encodes MTHEPFVRPELNVDDVTVTYNNGHTAIHNASFTLSGGSICALVGVNGSGKSTLFKSIMGLVRPTAGQVSLSDKPVADALKKNLIAYVPQTEDVDWNFPVLVEDVVMMGRYGKMNFLRIPSREDRLRVDKALERVGLSELRSRQIGELSGGQKKRVFLARALAQQGTVLLLDEPFTGVDVKTENAIIKLLRALRDEGHLILVSTHNLGSVPEFCDRVILINRTVLAAGPTETTFTQSNLEQAFGGVLRHINLSGPDLHDDNDPRTVTVLTDDERPAVFYGHTKSDPPANSQAREKQS; translated from the coding sequence ATGACCCATGAACCGTTTGTCCGCCCTGAATTGAACGTGGACGACGTCACCGTAACCTACAACAACGGGCACACCGCCATTCACAACGCCAGCTTTACCCTGAGCGGCGGTTCGATCTGCGCGCTGGTCGGCGTCAACGGCAGCGGCAAATCGACGCTGTTCAAAAGCATCATGGGCCTGGTCAGGCCCACTGCCGGCCAGGTGTCGCTGAGCGACAAACCGGTGGCGGACGCGCTGAAAAAGAACCTGATCGCCTACGTGCCGCAGACCGAAGACGTCGACTGGAACTTCCCGGTGCTGGTGGAAGACGTGGTGATGATGGGCCGTTACGGCAAGATGAACTTCCTGCGCATCCCGTCGCGCGAAGACCGGCTGCGGGTCGACAAGGCGCTGGAACGCGTCGGCCTGAGCGAGTTGCGCAGCCGGCAGATCGGCGAGCTGTCCGGCGGCCAGAAAAAACGCGTGTTTCTGGCGCGCGCGCTGGCGCAACAGGGCACGGTACTGCTGCTGGACGAGCCGTTCACCGGCGTGGATGTAAAAACCGAGAACGCCATTATCAAGCTGCTGCGCGCGCTGCGCGACGAGGGGCACCTGATCCTGGTTTCCACCCATAACCTCGGCAGCGTGCCGGAGTTTTGCGATCGGGTGATCCTCATCAACCGCACTGTGCTGGCCGCCGGCCCGACCGAGACCACCTTCACCCAGAGCAACCTGGAACAGGCGTTCGGCGGCGTGCTGCGCCATATCAACCTCTCCGGCCCGGATCTGCACGACGACAACGATCCGCGCACCGTTACGGTGTTGACCGACGATGAACGCCCCGCGGTGTTCTACGGCCACACCAAGAGCGATCCGCCGGCCAACAGCCAGGCCAGGGAGAAACAATCCTGA
- a CDS encoding L-cystine transporter has product MNLPLVINVLVFVALLLLLAQTRHKQWSLAKKVLVGLVVGVVFGLGLQLVYGSDNPVLKESISWFNIVGNGYVQLLQMIVMPLVFASILSAVAKLHNASSLGKISVLTIGTLLFTTLISALVGVLVTNLFGLTAEGLVQGAQESARLTAIQTNYVGKLADLTVPQMVLSFIPKNPFADLTGASPTSIISVVIFATFLGVASLQLLKDDKPKGERVLVAIDTLQAWVMKLVRLVMKLTPYGVLALMTKVVAGSNIHDIVKLGSFVVASYIGLAIMFVVHAVLLAFTGVNPMKFFRKVWPVITFAFTSRSSAASIPLNVEAQTRRLGVPESIASFSASFGATIGQNGCAGLYPAMLAVMVAPTVGINPLDPVWIATLVGIVTISSAGVAGVGGGATFAALIVLPAMGLPVTLVALLISVEPLIDMGRTALNVNGSMAAGTITSQLMKQTDKAVMDSEDEVELAHR; this is encoded by the coding sequence ATGAATCTTCCGCTCGTGATTAACGTGCTGGTGTTTGTCGCGCTCCTGTTGCTGTTGGCGCAAACCCGCCACAAGCAATGGAGCCTGGCGAAAAAAGTGCTGGTCGGCCTGGTGGTCGGCGTGGTGTTCGGCCTGGGCCTGCAGCTGGTGTACGGCTCCGACAACCCGGTGCTGAAAGAATCCATCAGCTGGTTCAACATCGTCGGCAACGGCTATGTGCAGCTGCTGCAAATGATCGTCATGCCGCTGGTGTTCGCCTCGATCCTGAGCGCGGTGGCCAAGCTGCACAACGCCTCTTCTCTGGGCAAAATCAGCGTCCTGACTATCGGCACGCTGCTGTTCACCACGCTGATCTCGGCGCTGGTGGGCGTGCTGGTCACCAACCTGTTCGGCCTGACCGCCGAAGGCCTGGTGCAGGGCGCGCAGGAAAGCGCGCGCCTGACGGCGATCCAGACCAACTACGTGGGTAAACTGGCCGACCTGACCGTGCCGCAGATGGTGCTGTCGTTCATCCCGAAAAACCCGTTCGCCGATCTGACCGGGGCCAGCCCGACGTCGATCATTAGCGTGGTGATTTTCGCCACCTTCCTCGGCGTGGCATCGCTGCAGCTGCTGAAAGACGACAAGCCGAAAGGCGAGCGCGTACTGGTGGCTATCGACACCCTGCAGGCCTGGGTGATGAAGCTGGTGCGTCTGGTCATGAAGCTGACGCCGTACGGCGTGCTGGCGCTGATGACCAAAGTGGTCGCCGGTTCCAACATTCACGACATCGTCAAGCTCGGCAGCTTTGTGGTGGCCTCGTACATCGGCCTGGCCATCATGTTCGTGGTGCACGCTGTGCTGCTGGCCTTCACCGGCGTTAACCCGATGAAGTTCTTCCGCAAGGTGTGGCCGGTGATCACCTTCGCCTTCACCAGCCGCTCGAGCGCCGCCAGCATTCCATTGAACGTGGAAGCGCAGACCCGCCGCCTGGGCGTGCCGGAATCCATCGCCAGCTTCTCGGCGTCGTTCGGTGCCACCATCGGCCAGAACGGCTGTGCGGGCCTCTACCCGGCAATGCTGGCGGTAATGGTTGCGCCGACCGTCGGCATCAACCCGCTGGATCCGGTGTGGATCGCCACCCTGGTCGGCATCGTCACCATCAGCTCCGCCGGCGTAGCGGGCGTGGGCGGAGGCGCGACCTTCGCCGCGCTGATCGTGCTGCCGGCGATGGGCCTGCCGGTGACGCTGGTCGCGCTGCTGATCTCGGTCGAACCGCTGATCGACATGGGCCGTACCGCGCTGAACGTCAACGGCTCCATGGCGGCAGGCACCATCACCAGCCAGCTGATGAAGCAAACCGACAAAGCCGTGATGGACAGCGAAGACGAAGTCGAATTGGCTCACCGTTAA
- a CDS encoding metal ABC transporter permease, which produces MDTLYQLLSEPFAYPFMQRAIVAAIVTGVVCAVLSCYLVLKGWSLMGDAISHAVLPGIVVAFVVGIPLAIGAFLSGIFCAVATGYLKENSRVKEDTVMGIVFSGMFAFGLVLFSRIDTDQHLSHILFGNMLGITDGELKQTLLIAGITLAVVLLKRKDFMLYCFDPHHARVIGLPVKLLHYGLLCLLAMTIVASLQAVGVILVIAMLIAPGIIAFMLCRRFDRMLMVATIVSVFSCVLGTLISFHIDGATGPCIVIVQAVLFVIALLYSKLRPLQRNQSALTGG; this is translated from the coding sequence ATGGACACCCTGTATCAACTGCTCAGCGAACCCTTCGCCTACCCGTTCATGCAGCGGGCGATCGTCGCCGCCATCGTCACCGGCGTAGTGTGCGCCGTGCTCTCCTGCTATCTGGTGCTCAAAGGCTGGTCGCTGATGGGCGACGCCATCTCGCACGCGGTGCTGCCCGGCATCGTGGTGGCGTTCGTGGTCGGCATCCCGCTGGCGATCGGCGCGTTCCTCTCCGGCATCTTTTGCGCGGTAGCCACCGGCTACCTGAAAGAGAACAGCCGGGTGAAAGAAGACACGGTGATGGGCATCGTCTTTTCCGGCATGTTCGCCTTCGGCCTGGTGCTGTTCTCGCGCATCGATACCGACCAGCACCTGAGCCACATTCTGTTCGGCAACATGCTGGGCATTACCGACGGCGAGCTGAAGCAAACCCTGCTGATCGCCGGCATCACCCTGGCGGTGGTGCTGCTCAAGCGTAAAGACTTCATGCTGTACTGCTTCGATCCGCATCATGCGCGAGTGATTGGCCTGCCGGTCAAGCTGCTGCACTACGGGCTGCTGTGCCTGCTGGCGATGACCATCGTCGCCTCGCTGCAGGCCGTGGGGGTGATCCTGGTGATCGCCATGCTGATCGCCCCCGGCATCATCGCCTTTATGCTGTGCCGCCGCTTCGACCGCATGCTGATGGTGGCGACGATAGTATCGGTGTTCTCCTGCGTACTCGGCACCCTGATCAGCTTCCACATCGACGGCGCCACCGGCCCCTGCATCGTCATCGTACAGGCCGTGCTGTTCGTTATCGCCTTGTTGTACAGCAAGCTGCGTCCGTTACAGCGTAACCAAAGCGCCCTCACCGGCGGTTAA
- the hxpB gene encoding hexitol phosphatase HxpB, with protein sequence MAYSQRIETAIFDMDGLLIDSEPLWLQAELDIFGALGLDLSDRHKLPDTLGLRIDLVVKMWYQAMPWQGVSLDEVSARIIERAIELVHETRPLLPGVRQALELCREQGLNIGLASASPLHMQQQVLKMFDLEGYFDQLVSAEYLPYSKPHPEVYLIAAERLGSDPLRCITLEDSFNGMIATKAARMRSIVIPAAEYRHDPRWALADHQLETLEQLTPAHFA encoded by the coding sequence ATGGCTTATTCGCAACGCATTGAAACCGCAATTTTTGATATGGACGGCTTGTTGATCGATTCGGAACCGCTGTGGCTGCAGGCCGAGCTGGATATCTTCGGCGCGCTGGGTCTGGATCTGTCCGATCGCCACAAACTGCCGGACACCCTGGGGCTGCGCATCGATCTGGTGGTGAAAATGTGGTACCAGGCGATGCCGTGGCAAGGGGTTTCACTCGATGAGGTATCGGCACGGATTATCGAACGCGCCATCGAGCTGGTGCACGAGACGCGCCCGCTGCTGCCGGGCGTCCGGCAGGCGCTGGAACTGTGCCGCGAGCAGGGGCTGAACATCGGTCTCGCCTCCGCCTCGCCGCTGCACATGCAACAGCAGGTGCTGAAGATGTTCGATCTTGAGGGCTACTTCGATCAGCTGGTTTCCGCCGAATACCTGCCGTACAGCAAACCGCACCCGGAGGTCTACCTGATCGCCGCCGAACGGCTGGGCAGCGATCCGCTGCGCTGCATCACGCTGGAAGACTCCTTTAACGGCATGATCGCCACCAAGGCCGCGCGCATGCGCTCCATCGTGATCCCGGCCGCCGAATACCGCCACGATCCGCGCTGGGCGCTGGCAGACCACCAGCTGGAAACCCTGGAACAGCTCACCCCCGCCCACTTTGCCTGA
- a CDS encoding fructosamine kinase family protein: MWQAVSRLLSEHLGSAEIRERIELPGGDIHPAWRVSYGDNEVFVKCDAREQLPIFTAEADQLALLARSKSVRVPEVYGVGSDRDYSFLLLEYQQLKPLDAHGAYCLGQQLAHLHQWSEQPQFGLDFDSDLTTTPQPNAWQRRWSEFFAEQRIGWQLQLAAEKGMTFGDIDDIVDRVYLRLQHHQPQPSLLHGNLWPGNCAMTAHGPILFDPASYWGDRECDLAMLPLYPELPPQIYDGYQSVWPLGAGFIERQPLYQLYYLLNRSNLFGGQHLVAAQRAVEALLQPEAS, from the coding sequence ATGTGGCAAGCCGTTAGCCGTCTGTTAAGTGAACATCTTGGCAGCGCAGAGATACGCGAAAGGATTGAACTGCCCGGGGGCGACATTCACCCGGCGTGGCGCGTGAGTTACGGTGACAACGAGGTGTTCGTGAAATGCGACGCCCGTGAACAACTGCCGATATTCACCGCCGAGGCCGATCAGCTGGCGTTGCTGGCGCGCAGCAAAAGCGTGCGGGTGCCGGAAGTGTACGGCGTCGGCAGCGATCGCGACTACAGCTTCCTGCTGCTGGAGTATCAGCAGCTGAAACCCCTCGACGCCCACGGCGCCTACTGTCTGGGCCAGCAGCTGGCGCACCTGCACCAGTGGAGCGAGCAACCGCAGTTCGGCCTCGACTTCGACAGCGATCTGACCACCACCCCGCAACCCAACGCCTGGCAGCGCCGCTGGTCGGAATTCTTCGCCGAACAGCGCATCGGCTGGCAGCTGCAGCTGGCGGCCGAGAAAGGCATGACCTTCGGTGACATCGACGACATCGTCGATCGGGTGTATCTGCGCTTGCAGCACCACCAGCCGCAGCCTTCGCTGCTGCACGGCAACCTGTGGCCGGGCAACTGCGCGATGACCGCCCACGGGCCGATCCTATTCGATCCGGCCAGCTACTGGGGCGACCGGGAGTGCGATTTGGCGATGCTGCCGCTGTACCCCGAGCTGCCGCCGCAGATCTACGACGGTTATCAGAGCGTATGGCCGCTGGGGGCCGGATTTATCGAGCGCCAGCCGCTGTATCAGCTGTACTACCTGCTCAACCGCAGCAACCTGTTCGGCGGCCAGCATCTGGTGGCTGCGCAACGCGCGGTGGAGGCGCTGTTGCAGCCCGAGGCATCGTAA
- the phnX gene encoding phosphonoacetaldehyde hydrolase, producing the protein MKQINAVILDWAGTTVDFGSFAPTQIFVEAFKQTFDIDISLAEARIPMGLGKWQHIEALGKLPAVDARWRQKLGRSMTHQDIDALYQAFMPLQIAKVIDFADPIEGVPQVIAGLREQGIKIGSCSGYPRAVMEVLVPAAAQRGYAPDYWVATDDLAAGGRPGPWMALQNVIALGIDAVAHCVKVDDAVPGIAEGLNAGMWSVGLALSGNEFGATWQEYRQMAEGGIELRRTAAADKLYAAGAHYVIDTLAHLPGVIADINRRLANGERP; encoded by the coding sequence ATGAAACAGATCAACGCAGTGATCCTCGACTGGGCCGGCACCACGGTGGACTTCGGCTCCTTTGCGCCAACGCAGATTTTTGTCGAGGCATTCAAACAAACCTTCGATATCGACATCAGCCTGGCGGAGGCGCGCATTCCGATGGGGCTGGGTAAATGGCAGCACATCGAGGCGCTAGGCAAGCTGCCGGCGGTCGACGCGCGCTGGCGGCAGAAGCTGGGCCGTTCGATGACCCATCAGGACATCGACGCGCTGTATCAGGCGTTTATGCCGCTGCAAATCGCCAAAGTGATCGACTTCGCCGATCCCATCGAAGGTGTGCCGCAGGTGATTGCCGGGCTGCGCGAACAGGGCATTAAAATCGGCTCCTGCTCCGGTTATCCGCGTGCGGTGATGGAGGTGCTGGTGCCTGCCGCCGCGCAGCGCGGCTACGCGCCAGATTACTGGGTCGCCACTGACGATCTCGCGGCCGGTGGCCGGCCGGGGCCGTGGATGGCGTTGCAGAACGTTATCGCGCTGGGCATCGATGCGGTGGCGCACTGCGTGAAGGTGGACGACGCGGTGCCGGGCATTGCTGAAGGGCTGAACGCCGGGATGTGGAGCGTCGGATTGGCGCTGTCCGGCAATGAGTTTGGCGCGACCTGGCAGGAGTACCGCCAAATGGCGGAAGGTGGGATAGAGCTGCGCCGTACGGCGGCTGCCGATAAGCTGTACGCGGCGGGCGCGCACTATGTGATAGACACGCTGGCGCACTTGCCGGGGGTGATCGCCGACATCAACCGGCGGCTGGCGAACGGCGAGCGGCCGTAA
- the phnW gene encoding 2-aminoethylphosphonate--pyruvate transaminase: MSDRNYLLLTPGPLTTSKTVKEAMLFDSCTWDEDYNLGVVQSIRQQLVALATPSAGYTSVLLQGSGSFAVEGVLGTVIGPQDKLLIVNNGAYGARMIEMARLMDIDHHAFDCGEVNEPDVAAMEAVLKSDARISHIAMVHCETTTGMLNPLQKVAGLAARNGKTFIVDAMSSFGGIPLDVDALGIDFLISSANKCIQGVPGFAFVIARRSELEKCAGRSRSLSLDLYAQWRCMEDQAGKWRFTSPTHTVLAFAQALKELEQEGGIAARHRRYQTNQRRLVAGMRELGFETLLDDALHSPIITAFYSPKADTYRFAEFYQCLKQQGFVIYPGKVSQSDCFRIGNIGEIYPQDIERLLAAVGQAMYWNQ, from the coding sequence ATGTCCGATCGTAACTACCTGCTGTTGACCCCCGGCCCGTTGACCACGTCGAAAACGGTAAAAGAGGCGATGCTGTTCGACAGCTGCACCTGGGATGAAGATTACAACCTGGGCGTGGTGCAAAGCATCCGCCAGCAGTTGGTGGCGCTGGCGACGCCGTCCGCCGGTTACACCTCGGTGTTGCTGCAGGGCAGCGGCAGTTTTGCGGTGGAAGGCGTGCTGGGCACGGTCATCGGCCCGCAGGACAAGCTGCTGATCGTCAACAACGGCGCCTACGGGGCGCGAATGATCGAAATGGCGCGGCTGATGGACATCGACCATCACGCTTTCGACTGCGGCGAGGTCAATGAGCCGGACGTGGCGGCGATGGAGGCGGTGCTGAAAAGCGATGCGCGCATCAGCCATATCGCCATGGTGCACTGCGAAACCACCACCGGCATGCTCAACCCGCTGCAGAAGGTCGCCGGCCTGGCGGCGCGCAACGGAAAGACCTTTATCGTCGATGCCATGAGCAGCTTCGGCGGCATCCCGCTGGATGTGGACGCGCTGGGCATCGATTTTCTGATCAGCTCCGCCAACAAATGCATTCAGGGCGTGCCGGGCTTCGCTTTCGTCATCGCCCGCCGCAGCGAGCTGGAGAAATGTGCCGGCCGTTCACGCTCGCTGTCGCTGGATCTGTATGCCCAGTGGCGCTGTATGGAAGACCAGGCCGGCAAATGGCGCTTTACGTCGCCGACCCACACCGTGTTGGCCTTTGCACAGGCGCTGAAAGAACTGGAACAAGAGGGCGGCATTGCCGCGCGCCACCGCCGCTATCAGACCAATCAGCGGCGGCTGGTGGCGGGTATGCGCGAGCTGGGCTTTGAGACTCTGCTGGACGATGCGTTGCATTCGCCGATCATCACCGCGTTCTATTCGCCAAAGGCCGACACTTACCGCTTTGCCGAATTTTATCAGTGCCTGAAGCAGCAAGGGTTTGTGATCTATCCCGGCAAAGTGTCGCAGAGCGACTGCTTCCGCATCGGCAACATCGGGGAAATTTATCCGCAGGATATCGAACGTTTGCTGGCGGCCGTCGGGCAGGCGATGTACTGGAATCAATAA
- the phnR gene encoding phosphonate utilization transcriptional regulator PhnR, which produces MKEHQGDMPHYLQIKDQLQARITRGALQAGDKLPSERELCAIFSTTRVTIRESLAQLEATGAIYRADRRGWFVTPERLWLDPTQNTNFHRLCQEQGRTPRTALLSGEKTTVPLDVMQPLALEPFDQVYLLRRVRYADGRAICYCENHCLPQRVPELLSHDLNGSLTEVYQQHYALIYSNMHLSFYPTALPYRAANALGAMVGLPALLLRRLNYDQHGRILDFDIEYWRHDSLRIEVDTL; this is translated from the coding sequence ATGAAAGAACATCAGGGCGATATGCCCCACTACCTGCAGATCAAGGATCAGCTTCAGGCGCGTATCACCCGCGGCGCGCTGCAGGCGGGCGACAAACTGCCTTCGGAGCGCGAGCTGTGCGCCATCTTCTCCACCACCCGCGTTACCATTCGCGAGAGCCTGGCACAGCTGGAGGCCACCGGCGCCATCTACCGCGCCGATCGCCGCGGTTGGTTCGTCACGCCGGAGCGGCTGTGGCTGGATCCGACGCAGAACACCAACTTCCACCGCCTCTGCCAGGAGCAGGGGCGCACGCCGCGCACCGCACTGCTGTCCGGCGAAAAAACCACGGTGCCGCTCGACGTGATGCAGCCGCTGGCGCTCGAACCGTTCGATCAGGTGTATCTGCTACGCCGCGTGCGTTACGCCGACGGCCGCGCCATCTGCTATTGCGAAAACCACTGTCTGCCGCAGCGGGTGCCGGAACTGCTCAGCCACGATCTCAACGGCAGCCTGACCGAGGTCTATCAACAGCATTACGCGTTGATTTACAGCAACATGCATCTGTCGTTCTATCCGACAGCCCTGCCTTACCGCGCCGCCAACGCGCTCGGCGCCATGGTCGGCCTGCCCGCCTTGCTGCTGCGCCGATTAAATTACGATCAGCACGGCCGCATTCTCGATTTCGATATCGAATACTGGCGCCACGACAGCCTGCGCATCGAAGTCGATACGCTTTAA
- a CDS encoding metal-dependent hydrolase, producing the protein MTAEGHLIFSVACAIFAKKAEVTPELATGDWWHIIPAALLTSLLPDIDHPKSVLGQRLRWIALPIARAFGHRGFTHSLLAIAGGMALFQLDVPRSWPIPADALHAMIIGYFSHLLADMLTPAGVPLLWPCRWRFRLPLLNSQKGNQLERVLCLCLVAFAICWQGDFTLPVQSYVEQIRNIRL; encoded by the coding sequence ATGACCGCGGAAGGACACCTTATATTCTCTGTCGCTTGCGCGATCTTCGCCAAGAAGGCGGAAGTGACGCCAGAGCTGGCTACCGGCGACTGGTGGCACATCATACCCGCCGCGCTGCTGACCTCGCTGCTGCCGGACATCGATCACCCCAAGTCGGTACTGGGCCAGCGTCTGCGCTGGATTGCCCTGCCCATCGCCCGCGCCTTCGGCCACCGCGGCTTCACCCACAGCCTGCTGGCGATCGCCGGCGGCATGGCGCTGTTCCAGCTGGACGTGCCGCGCAGCTGGCCGATCCCGGCCGACGCGCTGCACGCCATGATCATCGGTTACTTCAGCCATCTGCTGGCCGATATGCTCACTCCCGCCGGCGTTCCGCTGCTGTGGCCATGCCGCTGGCGTTTTCGCCTGCCGCTGCTCAACTCGCAAAAAGGCAATCAGCTCGAGCGCGTGCTGTGTCTGTGCCTGGTGGCGTTTGCCATCTGTTGGCAAGGTGATTTCACCCTGCCGGTGCAATCCTATGTCGAGCAAATCAGAAATATCAGACTCTGA
- the yfeC gene encoding iron/manganese ABC transporter permease subunit YfeC: protein MLDLLLQPFSYNYMVKAIWVSAIVGAACAFLSAYLMLKGWSLMGDALSHSVVPGVAGAYALGLPYAAGAFFTGMLAALAMTLVRHITRLREDAIIGFIFSTFFAVGLLIVSLNPTSVNVQSIIFGNILGIADEDVLQVEIIIGVSLLILCLVWKDLLAVFFDESHAVSIGLSPLKLKILFFTLLSACTVAALQTVGAILVIAMVITPGATAYLLTDRFSRLVIIAIIIGSLTSGVGAYLSFFLDGATGGVIVTLQTLVFLTAFFFAPKHGLLASRRRVAHSQTGGR, encoded by the coding sequence ATGCTGGACCTTCTGCTGCAACCTTTCAGTTATAACTACATGGTGAAAGCCATCTGGGTCAGCGCCATCGTCGGCGCCGCCTGCGCGTTCCTCTCCGCCTACCTGATGTTGAAAGGGTGGTCGCTGATGGGCGACGCGCTGTCGCACTCGGTGGTGCCCGGCGTAGCCGGCGCCTACGCCCTCGGCCTGCCCTACGCCGCCGGCGCTTTCTTCACCGGCATGCTGGCGGCGCTGGCGATGACGCTGGTGCGCCATATCACCCGGCTGCGCGAAGACGCCATCATCGGCTTTATCTTCTCTACCTTCTTCGCCGTCGGCCTGCTGATCGTGTCGCTCAACCCCACCTCGGTCAACGTACAGTCGATCATCTTCGGCAATATCCTCGGCATCGCCGACGAAGACGTGCTGCAGGTGGAAATCATCATCGGCGTTTCGCTGCTGATCCTGTGCCTGGTGTGGAAAGACCTGCTGGCGGTGTTCTTCGACGAAAGCCACGCGGTGTCGATCGGCCTGTCGCCGCTAAAGCTGAAGATCCTGTTCTTCACCCTGCTTAGCGCCTGCACCGTCGCCGCGCTGCAAACCGTCGGCGCCATTTTGGTGATCGCCATGGTGATCACGCCGGGCGCCACCGCCTACCTGCTGACCGATCGCTTCAGCCGGCTGGTGATCATCGCCATCATCATCGGTTCGCTGACCAGCGGCGTCGGCGCCTACCTGAGTTTCTTCCTCGACGGTGCCACCGGGGGCGTGATCGTCACCCTGCAAACGCTGGTGTTTCTGACGGCGTTCTTCTTCGCGCCGAAACACGGCCTGCTGGCGTCCCGGCGCCGCGTGGCGCATTCGCAAACCGGAGGCCGCTGA
- a CDS encoding YniB family protein, whose product MTYQQAGRIAILKRILGWVVFIPALLSTLISVLGFIYQHSEKTKGINAVMLDFVHVMVDMVRFNTPFLNLFWYNSPVPDVDKSLFSGANLMFIIIYILIFVGLALQASGARMSRQVKFIREGLEDQMILEQAKGSEGHTRQQLEARITLPHHTIFLQYFPLYILPIVIAVIAWFVIRLLGQLASAA is encoded by the coding sequence ATGACGTATCAACAGGCCGGGCGTATCGCCATTTTGAAACGCATTCTCGGATGGGTGGTTTTTATCCCGGCGTTGCTGTCGACGCTGATTTCCGTGCTGGGCTTCATCTATCAGCACAGTGAAAAAACCAAGGGCATCAACGCGGTGATGCTGGATTTTGTTCACGTGATGGTGGACATGGTGCGTTTCAATACGCCGTTCCTGAACCTTTTCTGGTACAACTCGCCGGTGCCTGACGTGGATAAAAGCCTGTTCAGCGGCGCCAATCTGATGTTCATCATTATCTACATACTGATCTTCGTCGGGCTGGCGCTGCAGGCTTCCGGCGCACGCATGTCACGCCAGGTCAAGTTCATCCGCGAAGGGTTGGAGGACCAGATGATCTTGGAGCAGGCCAAGGGCAGCGAAGGGCACACGCGCCAGCAGCTGGAGGCGCGCATCACGCTGCCGCACCACACCATCTTTCTGCAGTACTTCCCGCTGTATATCCTGCCGATCGTGATTGCGGTGATCGCCTGGTTCGTGATCCGCCTGTTGGGGCAGTTGGCCAGCGCGGCCTGA
- a CDS encoding HdeD family acid-resistance protein produces the protein MIRLIILLLGAQALHGQRRLLVLFGWLWIAAGALMLFDILQDGRSVLALDALAVILALEGLVAISAALVIGSSASRPVLLKGLGFVFMAFLMLDVPADDNIVATVVFGSALLLDGAVRIASSTVIQHSRWKAVALAGGGEILLSLMIFVGWPAPHRMTVPFCLGVMMVLSGWALLRIARRLTSFSLNQHPTRQPPPPADETAPLTVYVWTPIGAAKDPRRRYIVDRYIAAVDNGGNISTGHAALALAPDVYISHYPLNDISHSVQDFRQLLHAGEQNNVDGRFLPDLSGEIAAWCPPDKKIQFYRYNPAALRAFWLRYRQDATYNLTRRNCSTTVIGALDSALEGVLGDKHLWRRFLLLVLDPNLWMLAVLRSRGESMTWTPGLVLDYARMLQQVTERQHQRWWLKLREMWNILRFGKSQTRRQRF, from the coding sequence ATGATTCGACTGATTATCTTATTGCTGGGCGCGCAGGCGCTGCACGGCCAGCGCCGCCTGCTGGTGCTGTTCGGTTGGCTGTGGATAGCCGCAGGGGCGCTGATGCTGTTCGACATCCTGCAGGATGGCCGGTCCGTGCTGGCGCTGGATGCGCTGGCGGTCATCCTGGCGCTGGAGGGGCTGGTGGCGATATCCGCCGCGCTGGTGATCGGCTCTTCGGCCAGCCGGCCGGTGCTGCTTAAGGGGCTGGGCTTCGTGTTTATGGCCTTTTTAATGTTGGACGTGCCCGCAGACGATAACATCGTCGCCACCGTGGTGTTTGGCAGCGCGCTGCTGCTTGACGGCGCCGTGCGCATCGCCTCCTCCACGGTGATTCAACACAGCCGATGGAAAGCCGTGGCGCTGGCGGGCGGCGGCGAAATCCTGCTTTCGTTGATGATTTTTGTCGGCTGGCCGGCGCCGCATCGGATGACGGTGCCCTTTTGCCTCGGCGTGATGATGGTGCTTTCCGGCTGGGCTTTATTGCGCATCGCCCGGAGACTGACAAGCTTTTCTCTGAATCAGCACCCAACCCGGCAGCCACCGCCCCCGGCGGATGAGACTGCGCCGCTCACGGTGTATGTCTGGACACCGATTGGTGCGGCTAAAGATCCGCGCCGACGTTACATCGTCGACCGATACATCGCGGCGGTCGACAACGGCGGCAATATCTCCACCGGTCATGCCGCCCTGGCGCTCGCACCGGATGTGTATATCAGTCACTACCCGCTCAACGACATCAGCCATTCCGTTCAGGATTTCCGCCAGTTGTTGCATGCCGGCGAACAGAACAACGTCGACGGACGTTTCCTGCCCGACCTGTCGGGCGAGATTGCCGCCTGGTGCCCCCCGGACAAGAAAATTCAGTTCTATCGCTATAACCCGGCGGCGCTGCGCGCATTCTGGTTACGCTACCGACAAGATGCGACTTACAACCTGACCCGGCGTAACTGCTCCACCACGGTCATCGGCGCGCTCGACAGTGCGTTGGAGGGCGTGCTGGGCGATAAACATCTGTGGCGCCGTTTTCTGTTATTGGTGCTGGATCCCAATCTGTGGATGCTGGCGGTACTGCGCAGCCGTGGCGAAAGCATGACCTGGACGCCGGGGTTGGTGCTGGACTATGCGCGCATGTTGCAACAGGTTACCGAGCGCCAACACCAACGCTGGTGGCTAAAGTTGCGCGAGATGTGGAATATCCTTCGCTTTGGCAAAAGCCAAACACGCAGGCAAAGATTTTAG